The following are encoded together in the Naumannella cuiyingiana genome:
- a CDS encoding S-methyl-5'-thioadenosine phosphorylase — translation MTYQGPRPDIGIIGGSGFYEFLDDPERVAVETPFGPPSADLAIGDVDGRTVAFLPRHGERHQFPPHLVNYRANLWALRSVGVRQVLAPCAVGSLKPELGPGTFVVPDQVVDRTWGRGQTVYDLEGDVVHVAFADPYCPRGRQVVLNDAGAAAGEVVDGGTLVVIQGPRFSTRAESQWHSAAGWSVVGMTGMPEASIARELAMCFTTVAMVTDHDAGVAEGEHVTHAEVLKIFAGNIDRLKALLRQVIGNLPGPESDADATCSCRRVLDGMKLPIELP, via the coding sequence ATGACCTACCAAGGCCCCCGACCAGACATCGGCATCATCGGTGGATCCGGCTTCTATGAGTTCCTCGACGACCCCGAACGGGTCGCGGTCGAGACGCCGTTCGGGCCGCCGTCGGCCGACCTCGCGATCGGCGACGTGGACGGGCGGACCGTCGCCTTCCTGCCCCGGCACGGCGAGCGGCACCAGTTCCCGCCGCACCTGGTCAACTACCGCGCGAACCTGTGGGCCCTGCGTTCGGTGGGGGTACGCCAGGTCCTCGCCCCGTGCGCGGTCGGCTCGCTGAAGCCCGAGCTCGGCCCGGGCACCTTCGTCGTCCCCGACCAGGTGGTGGACCGCACCTGGGGTCGCGGCCAGACGGTCTACGACCTCGAGGGCGATGTCGTGCACGTCGCCTTCGCCGACCCGTACTGTCCTCGCGGCCGACAGGTCGTGCTCAACGATGCCGGCGCCGCCGCGGGCGAGGTCGTCGACGGCGGGACGCTGGTGGTGATCCAGGGCCCACGCTTCTCCACCCGCGCCGAGTCGCAGTGGCACTCCGCCGCCGGCTGGTCCGTGGTCGGGATGACGGGGATGCCGGAGGCCTCGATCGCGCGCGAGCTGGCGATGTGCTTCACCACGGTCGCGATGGTCACCGATCACGACGCCGGCGTCGCCGAGGGCGAGCACGTCACCCACGCCGAGGTGTTGAAGATCTTCGCCGGCAACATCGATCGGTTGAAGGCACTGCTGCGCCAGGTGATCGGCAACCTGCCCGGTCCCGAGTCCGATGCCGACGCGACCTGCAGTTGCCGCCGGGTGCTGGACGGCATGAAGCTGCCCATCGAGCTGCCCTGA
- a CDS encoding aminoacyl-tRNA deacylase, with amino-acid sequence MGSVGAAGGEGVSRAVAALRAAGIAYRIVEHEQVGSAAEAAAARGVAESALIKTLVVRRGAGDHLFVLVGADREIAWPKLRALLGVGRISMPDAASAREVTGYERGTITPFGSLTALPVIADAALIGQVAIGAGGHGVAAIVDADELIAALGAERADVTEPRG; translated from the coding sequence ATGGGGAGTGTCGGAGCAGCAGGTGGCGAGGGCGTGTCCCGCGCCGTCGCCGCGTTGCGGGCTGCGGGCATCGCGTACCGGATCGTCGAGCACGAGCAGGTCGGCTCGGCGGCCGAGGCGGCCGCCGCGCGCGGTGTCGCCGAGTCGGCGTTGATCAAGACGCTGGTGGTACGCCGCGGCGCCGGCGACCATCTGTTCGTGCTGGTCGGCGCGGACCGCGAGATCGCCTGGCCGAAGCTGCGGGCCCTGCTCGGGGTCGGCCGGATCTCGATGCCGGACGCGGCCTCCGCTCGGGAGGTGACCGGCTACGAGCGCGGCACGATCACCCCGTTCGGGTCGCTGACCGCGCTGCCGGTGATCGCTGACGCCGCGCTGATCGGACAGGTCGCCATCGGCGCGGGCGGCCACGGTGTGGCGGCGATCGTCGACGCCGACGAGTTGATCGCCGCGCTCGGCGCCGAACGCGCCGACGTCACCGAGCCCAGGGGCTAG
- the phoA gene encoding alkaline phosphatase, which produces MRKKLVPVAMGAAGLLLLGGGFATAAVTDPFGANRLDGDKTDQIIEQARKGPAKNVILVIGDGMGDQEITQARNYQYGAAGSLPGIDALPITGQMTTYSVTREGIPDYVPDSAATGTAWSTGSKTYDNAVAVDYQGNPLTSILKTAKANGLKTGDITTSEIQDATPAVQVASVKQRACYSPSRIEQCGDDALDKGGPGSISEQLLATRPDVTLGGGASYFDDTILAGQYEGKTVLESAQQQGYQLINDKTALDGVTRADQDAPLLGLFEPKNMATEWEPTPATPGGANGDAVTCKPNPAVPATSPDLAAMTKKSIELLDNDKGFFLQVEGASIDKSDHARDACGQIGETVALDRAVQEALNFAKADGNTLVIVTADHSHNSQITEDADDVVPSIKLRTKDGADMGIIYPTGAHSGTQVRVAAFGPGAANVTGLIDETDLNKIMSRALQLDSSATTEPTPTEEPTPTEEPTPSGEPTATSQPTPTGEPTATGEPAPTDEPTATGDPTPTDEPGDQPTSQPTAVGGAGDQGSGGDAVRTQQVPGGGNLAQTGGPAGMVAITAGLAMLTGAALLLRRQFRS; this is translated from the coding sequence ATGCGCAAGAAGCTGGTACCGGTGGCGATGGGTGCCGCTGGTCTTTTGTTGCTCGGCGGCGGGTTCGCCACGGCAGCCGTGACCGACCCGTTCGGGGCCAATCGGCTCGACGGCGACAAGACTGATCAGATCATCGAGCAGGCACGCAAGGGGCCCGCCAAGAACGTCATCTTGGTGATCGGCGACGGCATGGGAGATCAGGAGATCACCCAGGCGCGCAACTACCAGTACGGTGCGGCGGGCTCGCTGCCCGGCATCGACGCGCTGCCCATCACCGGGCAGATGACCACCTACAGCGTGACCCGGGAGGGAATCCCGGACTACGTGCCCGACTCCGCCGCCACCGGCACCGCCTGGTCGACGGGCTCCAAGACCTACGACAACGCGGTCGCCGTGGACTACCAGGGCAACCCGCTGACCTCGATCCTGAAGACGGCCAAGGCGAACGGCCTGAAGACCGGCGACATCACCACCTCCGAGATCCAGGACGCCACCCCCGCGGTGCAGGTGGCGAGCGTCAAGCAGCGCGCCTGCTACAGCCCGTCGCGGATCGAACAGTGTGGCGACGACGCGCTCGACAAGGGCGGGCCTGGCTCGATCTCGGAGCAGTTGCTCGCCACCCGCCCCGACGTCACGCTCGGCGGCGGCGCCAGCTACTTCGACGACACGATCCTCGCCGGGCAGTACGAGGGCAAGACTGTGCTGGAGAGCGCCCAACAGCAGGGCTACCAACTGATCAACGACAAGACGGCGCTGGACGGCGTGACCAGGGCCGACCAGGACGCACCGCTGCTCGGCCTGTTCGAGCCCAAGAACATGGCGACCGAGTGGGAGCCGACGCCGGCCACCCCGGGCGGCGCGAACGGCGACGCCGTGACCTGCAAGCCCAACCCGGCCGTACCGGCGACCTCGCCCGATCTGGCGGCGATGACCAAGAAGAGCATCGAGCTGCTGGACAACGACAAGGGCTTCTTCCTCCAGGTGGAAGGCGCCTCGATCGACAAGTCCGACCACGCGCGGGACGCCTGCGGCCAGATCGGCGAGACGGTCGCGCTGGACCGTGCGGTGCAGGAGGCGCTGAACTTTGCCAAGGCCGATGGGAACACGCTGGTGATCGTGACCGCCGATCACTCCCACAACTCACAGATCACCGAGGACGCAGACGACGTCGTCCCGTCGATCAAGCTGCGCACCAAGGACGGCGCCGACATGGGCATCATCTACCCGACGGGCGCCCACTCGGGCACACAGGTTCGGGTCGCGGCCTTCGGACCCGGCGCGGCGAACGTGACCGGCCTGATCGACGAGACCGACCTGAACAAGATCATGAGTCGCGCGCTGCAGCTCGACTCGTCCGCCACCACCGAACCGACTCCCACCGAGGAGCCCACGCCGACCGAGGAACCGACCCCGAGCGGCGAGCCCACGGCCACCAGCCAGCCCACGCCGACCGGCGAGCCGACGGCCACCGGCGAGCCCGCGCCCACCGACGAGCCGACCGCCACCGGCGACCCCACGCCCACCGACGAGCCCGGTGACCAGCCCACCAGCCAGCCGACCGCGGTCGGCGGCGCGGGCGATCAGGGCTCGGGGGGCGATGCGGTGCGCACCCAGCAGGTGCCGGGCGGCGGCAACCTCGCCCAGACCGGCGGTCCGGCGGGGATGGTCGCCATCACCGCGGGGCTCGCGATGCTCACCGGTGCGGCGCTGCTGCTGCGTCGCCAGTTCCGCTCCTGA
- a CDS encoding NAD(P)H-dependent flavin oxidoreductase — protein sequence MSVTALTDLPIAVAPMAGPGTPALAAAVSEAGGLGNLPAGYAPASSLAADIAAVRELTERPFGVNVFCPQPMDEAGQGEAVARFRDRLRSRAEGAGVALPEVNWADTFDHAAKIELLVAVGPAVVSFTFGCPTAEVVQRLQRAGSAVVVTVTGAEEAAAAAEVGADGICVQGAEAGGHRGTFDGAAEPNTASTTQLLAACRPVGLPMIAAGGLMTAAEVAQARAAGASMAQCGTAYLLADEAGTSAPYRRALAEPGRQSRLIRSFSGRVARGLGNAWTEEFEPYAPAAFPAIDQLTKPLRAAATKADDAESINLWAGTGWGFARAEPAAVITRRLAG from the coding sequence ATGTCCGTCACCGCGCTCACCGATCTTCCGATTGCCGTCGCGCCGATGGCCGGACCGGGCACCCCGGCACTGGCCGCCGCGGTCAGCGAGGCGGGCGGGTTGGGCAATCTGCCCGCCGGGTACGCCCCGGCCAGCTCGCTCGCCGCCGACATCGCCGCGGTCCGGGAGCTGACGGAGCGGCCGTTCGGGGTGAACGTGTTCTGCCCGCAGCCGATGGACGAGGCCGGCCAGGGGGAGGCCGTGGCGCGATTCCGGGACCGCCTGCGATCGCGCGCGGAGGGCGCGGGCGTGGCGCTGCCGGAGGTGAACTGGGCCGACACCTTCGACCACGCCGCCAAGATCGAACTCCTGGTCGCGGTCGGGCCCGCCGTCGTCTCGTTCACCTTCGGCTGCCCCACGGCCGAGGTCGTGCAGCGACTGCAGCGGGCCGGCAGCGCGGTGGTGGTCACCGTCACCGGTGCGGAGGAGGCCGCGGCCGCGGCAGAGGTAGGCGCGGACGGGATCTGCGTCCAGGGCGCGGAGGCGGGCGGGCATCGGGGCACCTTCGACGGTGCCGCCGAACCGAACACCGCCTCGACGACACAACTGTTGGCCGCCTGCCGACCGGTCGGTCTGCCGATGATCGCGGCCGGCGGCCTGATGACCGCGGCCGAGGTGGCGCAAGCCCGGGCGGCGGGCGCATCGATGGCGCAGTGCGGGACGGCGTACCTGCTCGCCGACGAGGCCGGCACCTCGGCGCCGTATCGGCGCGCGCTTGCCGAGCCGGGCCGGCAGAGCCGATTGATCCGCTCGTTCAGCGGGCGGGTGGCGCGCGGGCTGGGCAACGCCTGGACCGAGGAGTTCGAGCCGTACGCCCCGGCCGCGTTTCCCGCAATCGATCAGTTGACCAAGCCGCTTCGTGCCGCGGCGACGAAGGCCGACGACGCGGAGTCGATCAACCTGTGGGCCGGCACCGGGTGGGGTTTCGCCCGCGCCGAACCGGCGGCGGTGATCACCCGGCGCCTGGCCGGGTGA
- a CDS encoding carbohydrate ABC transporter permease, whose protein sequence is MASRKARRESAVAYALLAPSLAGIACFLLLPVLVVFWLSLNRWNLLGPLRFVGLANWVEVLADPTFGHSLLVTLAFVAMVIPLQTGLGLLVAVLLSRGLPGSGLFRVIYVVPWVCAPLALGIVWQWIFAPFDGALNALLGVPIEWLSTPALALPAVAAVTIWSQVGYVALFFMAGLAGIPRQVIEAAEVDGAGPWRIFFSIKLPLLAPTFFFVLVTGVIASFQAFDQIWALTPNGGPQGATDVIATRIYLEAFRGAFNLGQASVMAVILFALLVVVTVVQQRWFAKRVTYDLS, encoded by the coding sequence ATGGCGTCACGGAAGGCACGGCGAGAGAGCGCCGTCGCCTACGCCCTGCTGGCCCCCAGCCTGGCGGGGATCGCCTGCTTCCTGCTGCTCCCGGTGCTGGTCGTGTTCTGGCTGTCGCTGAACCGGTGGAACCTGCTCGGCCCGCTCCGCTTCGTCGGGCTCGCCAACTGGGTCGAGGTGCTGGCCGACCCGACCTTCGGCCACTCGCTGCTGGTCACGCTCGCATTCGTCGCGATGGTGATCCCGTTGCAGACCGGCCTCGGCCTGCTGGTCGCCGTGCTGTTGTCCCGGGGGCTGCCCGGGAGCGGGCTGTTCCGGGTGATCTACGTCGTGCCCTGGGTGTGCGCCCCGCTCGCGCTCGGCATCGTCTGGCAGTGGATCTTCGCGCCCTTCGACGGTGCCCTGAACGCGCTGCTCGGCGTACCGATCGAGTGGTTGAGTACGCCCGCGCTGGCCCTGCCCGCGGTGGCCGCGGTGACGATCTGGTCCCAGGTCGGCTACGTCGCGCTGTTCTTCATGGCGGGGCTGGCCGGGATCCCGCGCCAGGTGATCGAGGCCGCCGAGGTGGACGGCGCCGGGCCGTGGCGGATCTTTTTCTCGATCAAGCTCCCGCTGCTCGCTCCGACGTTCTTCTTCGTGCTGGTCACCGGGGTGATCGCCTCCTTCCAGGCCTTCGACCAGATCTGGGCGCTCACCCCGAACGGCGGCCCGCAGGGCGCCACCGACGTGATCGCGACCAGGATCTATCTGGAGGCGTTCCGGGGGGCGTTCAACCTTGGCCAGGCGTCGGTGATGGCGGTGATCTTGTTCGCGCTGCTGGTGGTGGTCACGGTGGTCCAGCAGCGTTGGTTCGCGAAGCGGGTGACCTATGACCTCTCCTAG
- a CDS encoding carbohydrate ABC transporter permease, giving the protein MTSPSPAARRAPGSIAIYLVLAAGAVITLAPFLLSVLTSLKSPRQFANTSPLSPPAPPTAENYLALLGRDFVTPLAVTTQVVVVLVVGQLFFSILAAYAFARLRFPGRDALFWVYLATLMVPQIVTVIPLYTIFASTGLRNTFWSLVLPFVLGSPYAVFLLREYFRGIPADILDAARIDGAGNWRIIWSIVVPLSRPIIATLTIITVVTHWNSFLWPFIVTTGPTWQTLTVATDALRGQYNANWTLVMTATTIAMAPLLVIFTIFQRRIVNSIQLTGFK; this is encoded by the coding sequence ATGACCTCTCCTAGTCCCGCCGCGCGCCGAGCGCCCGGCTCGATCGCGATCTACCTCGTCCTGGCCGCCGGCGCCGTGATCACTCTCGCCCCGTTCCTGCTGAGCGTGCTGACCTCGCTGAAGTCGCCGCGCCAGTTCGCCAACACCTCACCGCTCAGCCCGCCGGCGCCGCCGACGGCCGAGAACTACCTGGCGCTGCTGGGTCGCGACTTCGTCACGCCGCTCGCCGTCACCACGCAGGTCGTGGTGGTGCTGGTGGTCGGGCAGTTGTTCTTCTCCATCCTCGCGGCGTACGCCTTCGCGAGGCTCCGCTTCCCGGGTCGCGATGCCTTGTTCTGGGTCTATCTCGCGACGCTCATGGTGCCGCAGATCGTCACGGTCATCCCGCTCTACACGATCTTCGCCAGCACGGGGCTACGGAACACGTTCTGGTCGCTGGTGCTGCCGTTCGTCCTGGGCTCGCCGTACGCGGTGTTCCTGCTGCGCGAGTACTTCCGCGGCATTCCCGCCGACATCCTGGACGCGGCGCGGATCGACGGCGCGGGCAACTGGCGGATCATCTGGAGCATCGTCGTGCCGCTGTCCCGGCCGATCATCGCGACCCTGACGATCATCACGGTGGTCACGCACTGGAACAGCTTCTTGTGGCCGTTCATCGTCACCACCGGCCCGACCTGGCAGACGCTCACCGTCGCCACGGACGCGCTGCGCGGGCAGTACAACGCGAACTGGACGCTGGTGATGACCGCGACGACGATCGCCATGGCGCCGCTGCTGGTGATCTTCACGATCTTCCAGCGGCGCATCGTCAACTCGATCCAGCTCACCGGATTCAAGTAG
- a CDS encoding ABC transporter substrate-binding protein, with translation MANTLDARPSGASRRGFGRRHFARLAAGATALGLGVATAACSPAAPPSSPGNGQRQVVTVRLWDEQVQKAYDASFAEFEKANPDIDVQTVLVPYSDYFTKLRTDVSGGNADDIFMINGSYIQPYIEAGQLVEIGADFDAQRAGWVPAAVEQYTFDGKLWGVPQLTDGGIAVYYNKKLLDDAKITPEQLTDLTWSPNGQGDTFLPVARKLTVDKSGRRGDEQGFDGSQPATWGYSAAQDLQGIYYNYVGSNGGQFQNPDGTFVFASPESTQAFDYLSKLINEYKVSPAASNTNDNGDFTRDQFLQGKIALFQSGVYNLKNVADGADFEWGIAPMPAGPKGAVSVVNNVVVAGNAASDTPEATKRVLQWMGTPEGARFIGADGAALPAVTGAQPAFAEYWSGRQVDPSQFAKQGELPAMQAPVGQNYSAALEAWKPTFNEIFLGRTSAADGLPKAQDAANKAMQDG, from the coding sequence ATGGCCAACACACTGGATGCGCGCCCGTCGGGCGCGAGCCGTCGCGGCTTCGGCCGGCGCCACTTCGCCCGGTTGGCGGCGGGTGCGACCGCGCTCGGGCTCGGGGTCGCCACGGCCGCCTGCTCGCCCGCCGCGCCGCCGAGCTCCCCGGGCAACGGCCAGCGCCAGGTCGTGACGGTACGCCTGTGGGACGAGCAGGTGCAGAAGGCCTACGATGCCTCCTTCGCCGAGTTCGAGAAGGCGAATCCCGACATCGACGTGCAGACCGTGCTGGTGCCCTATTCCGACTACTTCACCAAGCTGCGTACCGACGTCTCGGGCGGCAATGCCGACGACATCTTCATGATCAACGGCTCCTACATCCAGCCCTACATCGAGGCTGGACAGTTGGTCGAGATCGGCGCCGACTTCGACGCCCAGCGCGCCGGCTGGGTGCCGGCGGCGGTCGAGCAGTACACGTTCGACGGGAAGCTGTGGGGCGTACCGCAGCTCACCGACGGCGGCATCGCGGTGTACTACAACAAGAAGCTGCTGGACGACGCCAAGATCACCCCCGAGCAGCTCACCGACCTGACCTGGTCCCCGAACGGCCAGGGCGACACGTTCTTGCCGGTGGCCCGCAAGCTGACGGTCGACAAGTCCGGCCGGCGCGGCGACGAGCAGGGCTTCGACGGCTCCCAGCCCGCGACCTGGGGCTATTCGGCGGCCCAGGACCTGCAGGGGATCTACTACAACTACGTCGGCTCCAACGGCGGCCAGTTCCAGAACCCCGACGGCACCTTCGTCTTCGCCTCGCCGGAGTCGACGCAGGCGTTCGACTACCTGTCGAAGTTGATCAACGAGTACAAGGTCTCGCCGGCGGCCTCGAACACCAACGACAACGGCGACTTCACCCGCGACCAGTTCCTGCAGGGCAAGATCGCGCTGTTCCAGTCCGGGGTCTACAACCTGAAGAACGTCGCGGACGGCGCGGACTTCGAGTGGGGCATCGCGCCGATGCCGGCCGGCCCCAAGGGTGCGGTGTCGGTGGTGAACAACGTCGTGGTCGCCGGCAACGCGGCCTCCGACACCCCGGAGGCGACCAAGCGGGTGCTGCAGTGGATGGGTACGCCGGAGGGCGCGCGGTTCATCGGCGCGGACGGCGCGGCGCTGCCCGCCGTGACCGGCGCCCAGCCGGCCTTCGCCGAGTACTGGTCCGGTCGCCAGGTCGATCCGTCGCAGTTCGCCAAGCAGGGCGAGCTGCCGGCGATGCAGGCACCCGTCGGGCAGAACTACAGCGCGGCGCTGGAAGCCTGGAAGCCGACGTTCAACGAGATCTTCCTGGGCCGCACGTCCGCGGCCGACGGGCTGCCCAAGGCCCAGGACGCGGCGAACAAGGCGATGCAGGACGGCTGA
- a CDS encoding DUF3419 domain-containing protein yields the protein MTGDRWARGRLLPWGAPAVQFGRSYEDERIELAAFGEPGRVCVIAAAGETAAACAAAGHRVNAVDINAVQLAYCRDRLAGGPAVDGQAERLMRAGRRLLGVPAPGWRKDVLAAHLDDDGPAAARLWRERLDTPALAALLALVLRPGQALAGWRTPDFAALLPPDFGRELRNRIGRALGRHGIAGNRFAHRLLAGAELPGWRPVTGGAPVRLVRADIADHLAAVPPGHYRGIALSNVIDGVGAARRRRLLRLAHRALAPGGAVVLRSFAPLADPGLAADDRSLIWGAVRVLRR from the coding sequence ATGACGGGCGACCGCTGGGCCAGGGGCAGGCTGTTGCCCTGGGGCGCGCCGGCCGTGCAGTTCGGGCGATCGTATGAGGACGAGCGAATCGAGTTGGCGGCCTTCGGGGAGCCGGGCCGGGTCTGTGTGATCGCGGCCGCGGGGGAGACCGCGGCGGCGTGCGCGGCGGCCGGGCACCGCGTGAACGCGGTCGACATCAATGCTGTCCAGCTCGCCTACTGTCGTGACCGGTTGGCAGGTGGGCCGGCGGTCGACGGCCAGGCCGAGCGCCTCATGCGCGCCGGGCGCCGCCTGCTCGGCGTCCCCGCGCCCGGGTGGCGCAAAGACGTGCTGGCGGCGCATCTCGACGACGACGGCCCGGCGGCGGCGCGGCTGTGGCGCGAGCGGCTCGACACCCCCGCGCTGGCGGCGCTGCTGGCGCTGGTGCTGCGCCCGGGGCAGGCCCTCGCCGGCTGGCGTACCCCCGACTTCGCCGCCCTGCTGCCGCCCGACTTCGGCCGCGAGCTGCGCAACCGGATCGGCCGGGCGCTGGGCCGGCACGGCATCGCCGGCAACCGGTTCGCCCACCGGCTGCTGGCCGGTGCCGAGCTGCCTGGCTGGCGCCCGGTGACCGGCGGCGCACCCGTCCGGCTGGTCCGCGCCGACATCGCCGACCACCTCGCCGCGGTGCCGCCGGGCCACTATCGCGGCATCGCGCTGTCGAACGTGATCGACGGGGTCGGCGCCGCCCGCCGGCGCCGGCTGCTCCGGCTCGCCCACCGGGCGCTCGCCCCGGGCGGCGCCGTCGTGCTGCGCTCCTTCGCTCCGCTCGCCGACCCCGGGCTCGCCGCCGACGACCGCTCGTTGATCTGGGGCGCGGTGCGGGTACTTCGCCGCTGA
- a CDS encoding DoxX-like family protein codes for MRVPSAALAAGRVALALVWLYQGLVAKIIGLRADELDILAAVPGIGPEHARLAVILIGAYELGIALAVLARLRPVLVAALQTVTLVVFNAGGLIFAGDAIADPGALVTGNLALLALAWLVALGDRR; via the coding sequence ATGAGGGTGCCCTCGGCCGCGTTGGCCGCCGGGCGGGTGGCGCTGGCGCTGGTCTGGCTCTACCAGGGCCTGGTGGCCAAGATCATCGGCCTGCGTGCCGACGAGCTGGACATCCTCGCCGCCGTGCCCGGGATCGGGCCCGAGCACGCGCGGCTGGCGGTCATCCTGATCGGCGCCTACGAGCTCGGCATCGCCCTCGCCGTCCTCGCCCGCCTGCGACCGGTGCTGGTCGCCGCGCTGCAGACGGTGACCCTGGTCGTGTTCAATGCCGGCGGGCTGATCTTCGCCGGCGACGCGATCGCCGACCCCGGCGCGCTGGTCACCGGCAATCTCGCGCTGCTCGCGCTGGCCTGGCTCGTGGCGCTCGGTGATCGTCGATGA
- a CDS encoding DUF2071 domain-containing protein, which translates to MDAATTGAAPRRAGRPAAPIRLAAAALQRLRRHPVPMRTHFRHSLVLTWAVPPAAVRRFLVPGLELDTFTDRSGREWAFVAAACVELDSLRPAPVPARFGGRQLMVGYRVFCTLATPRRGGGTLTRRGLRILASQATDPLAVLGANLTTRYHYRPVRGELTADGDRITVRVRSRDGRADIDLAVDPRDGRLPEESVFATAAQARRFAGPLPYTFSPDPDGIVVVRATRTDWSPEPVRVLHAEVGFFAEGPFAGVERRLSNAFHVADVDYGWQRGQLHRVETPRP; encoded by the coding sequence ATGGACGCCGCGACCACCGGGGCCGCACCCCGGCGGGCGGGTCGACCGGCCGCCCCGATCCGGCTCGCGGCCGCGGCGCTGCAACGGCTGCGCCGGCATCCGGTGCCGATGCGTACCCACTTCCGGCACTCCCTGGTGCTCACCTGGGCCGTTCCGCCGGCGGCCGTGCGGCGGTTCTTGGTGCCGGGGCTGGAGCTGGACACCTTCACCGATCGGTCCGGTCGGGAGTGGGCCTTCGTGGCCGCGGCCTGTGTCGAACTGGATTCGCTGCGACCGGCACCGGTTCCGGCCCGCTTCGGCGGCCGCCAGTTGATGGTGGGCTACCGGGTCTTCTGCACCCTGGCCACCCCGCGCCGGGGCGGCGGTACGCTCACCCGGCGCGGCCTGCGCATCCTGGCCAGCCAGGCGACCGATCCGCTCGCCGTGCTCGGCGCCAATCTGACCACCCGCTACCACTACCGGCCCGTGCGCGGCGAGCTGACTGCTGACGGCGACCGCATCACGGTGCGGGTACGCAGCCGCGACGGGCGCGCCGACATCGACCTCGCCGTCGATCCGCGCGACGGCCGGTTGCCCGAGGAATCGGTCTTCGCGACCGCGGCGCAGGCCCGCCGGTTCGCCGGGCCGCTGCCCTACACCTTCTCGCCCGACCCCGACGGGATCGTGGTGGTCAGGGCGACGCGGACCGACTGGTCGCCGGAACCGGTCCGGGTGTTGCACGCCGAGGTCGGCTTCTTCGCCGAGGGGCCCTTCGCCGGCGTCGAACGGCGGCTCAGCAATGCCTTCCACGTCGCCGATGTCGACTACGGCTGGCAGCGCGGGCAGTTGCACCGGGTCGAGACGCCTCGGCCATGA